The following are encoded in a window of Saccharothrix longispora genomic DNA:
- a CDS encoding M15 family metallopeptidase, translating into MFRRSAHVRAAGLLTVAAGVVALSACASPAAPGNGGGADPEVDGSIPANTSIALDDSRHPALSRLDAALVAAVRAAAVDARAAGIELRVTSGWRGEGYQRRLFDEAVAVHGSVEEARRWVTTPEESAHVRGEAIDIGPTDAADWLVRNGADYGLCQAYANEMWHFELLTAPGGECPAPRADAAG; encoded by the coding sequence CCGACGATCGGCGCACGTGCGCGCGGCGGGTTTGCTGACGGTGGCGGCAGGTGTGGTGGCGCTGTCCGCGTGCGCCTCCCCGGCCGCGCCCGGGAACGGCGGTGGGGCCGACCCGGAGGTGGACGGCAGCATCCCGGCGAACACCAGCATCGCGCTCGACGACTCCCGCCACCCCGCGCTCTCCCGGCTGGACGCCGCCCTGGTGGCGGCCGTGCGCGCGGCGGCGGTGGACGCCCGCGCGGCCGGTATCGAGCTGAGGGTGACCTCGGGCTGGCGCGGCGAGGGCTACCAGCGGCGCCTGTTCGACGAGGCCGTGGCCGTGCACGGGAGCGTCGAGGAGGCGCGCCGGTGGGTCACCACGCCGGAGGAGTCGGCGCACGTGCGGGGTGAGGCCATCGACATCGGGCCGACCGACGCCGCCGACTGGCTCGTCCGCAACGGGGCGGACTACGGCCTGTGCCAGGCGTACGCCAACGAGATGTGGCACTTCGAGCTGCTGACCGCGCCGGGCGGCGAGTGCCCGGCCCCGCGGGCCGACGCCGCCGGTTGA
- a CDS encoding Mom family adenine methylcarbamoylation protein codes for MTSLTDLLVAPCVRPAARYDGVFVGAVIYGREATHKLGSPYGLGQTECVELVRVALTDHATPVTRSIAATLRQLRAACPCLRLVVSYADTAQGHRGVYQAGSRIYTGTTGSSDCYYVVNGVKTHGRSVSSLAKPHKRPSEPASGTCAARSTRTPIDSRTCR; via the coding sequence GTGACGAGCCTGACTGATCTTCTTGTCGCCCCCTGCGTTCGCCCGGCAGCCCGGTACGACGGAGTGTTCGTTGGCGCGGTCATCTATGGCCGGGAAGCGACCCACAAGCTGGGCAGCCCCTACGGTCTGGGCCAAACCGAGTGCGTTGAGCTGGTGCGCGTCGCGCTCACCGACCATGCCACCCCGGTGACTCGGAGCATCGCCGCGACGCTGCGTCAGCTTCGCGCCGCGTGCCCCTGTCTGCGCTTGGTCGTGTCTTATGCCGACACCGCGCAGGGGCATCGCGGCGTCTATCAGGCCGGTAGCCGGATCTACACCGGCACGACCGGTAGCAGTGACTGCTACTACGTGGTCAACGGTGTGAAGACCCACGGCCGGTCGGTGTCGAGCCTGGCCAAGCCGCACAAGCGGCCCAGTGAACCGGCATCAGGTACGTGCGCCGCACGATCGACCCGAACGCCTATCGACTCAAGAACGTGCCGGTGA
- a CDS encoding helix-turn-helix domain-containing protein — MDLEYFAGNASIGQRVARLRKLQDMRQRDLAERAHVSLSLLKKVESGHAPASPAFTTACATGLGVGVTVLTGQPYEDLATDPGTDRAAIPELRRALDSHDDPQLDEPLWHVDKLRTAVNDGEVLRRKSRYAQLAMRLPLLLQHLYANLALASGVEEAETAHALLDDAYSLVKAVTYRFGYLDLSALASDRLVASAQKSGDPLRVPVAAFRRSSLQLHRGDYGLGMRSVNRALAQAEKFGTPEALAVVAQLHLRQAVFQARVGSGRDADAHIEEARNIVTRGVPVSPYFDVRANLANVEFHSVAVPVEMSDGTTAVARAEAMHVDDREESTRVGHHHIDVARAWILHGNREKALRSLQEARTVSPQQTRYHPSVRETLHAIAAADARATDSLAGFAKWAGVTF, encoded by the coding sequence GTGGACCTTGAGTACTTCGCTGGCAATGCCAGCATCGGCCAGCGGGTGGCACGCCTACGCAAGTTGCAGGACATGCGACAGCGTGATCTTGCCGAGAGGGCCCATGTCAGCCTTAGCCTGCTGAAGAAGGTCGAGTCCGGACACGCGCCAGCGTCACCGGCGTTCACAACGGCGTGCGCCACCGGGCTGGGAGTCGGGGTGACGGTGCTGACCGGTCAGCCCTACGAAGATCTGGCTACCGACCCTGGTACTGACCGGGCGGCGATCCCAGAACTGCGTCGTGCACTCGACTCCCACGATGACCCCCAGCTCGATGAGCCGTTGTGGCACGTGGACAAGTTGCGAACGGCCGTGAACGACGGTGAGGTGCTGCGCCGCAAGAGTCGTTACGCCCAGCTCGCGATGCGCTTGCCGCTACTGCTCCAACACCTGTACGCCAATCTCGCCCTGGCGTCAGGTGTCGAGGAAGCCGAGACGGCACATGCTCTACTCGATGACGCGTACAGCTTGGTCAAGGCAGTCACGTACCGGTTCGGCTATCTCGATCTCTCGGCACTGGCCAGTGACCGGCTCGTCGCTTCGGCGCAGAAGTCCGGTGACCCCCTACGTGTTCCCGTCGCTGCATTCCGCCGCTCGTCCTTGCAGCTCCACCGGGGTGACTATGGCCTCGGGATGCGGAGCGTGAATCGCGCCCTCGCGCAGGCCGAGAAGTTCGGCACACCCGAAGCGCTGGCCGTTGTCGCCCAGCTCCATCTCCGACAAGCAGTGTTCCAAGCACGTGTGGGGAGCGGACGCGATGCGGACGCTCACATCGAAGAGGCGCGCAACATCGTGACGAGGGGCGTGCCGGTGTCCCCGTACTTCGACGTTCGCGCCAACCTCGCCAACGTGGAGTTCCACTCCGTCGCGGTGCCGGTCGAGATGTCGGACGGCACGACCGCGGTTGCCCGTGCCGAGGCGATGCACGTTGACGACCGCGAAGAATCGACACGGGTAGGTCACCACCACATCGATGTGGCAAGGGCGTGGATCTTGCACGGCAACCGCGAGAAGGCGTTGCGGTCGCTTCAGGAAGCGCGCACCGTGTCCCCGCAACAGACCAGGTATCACCCGTCAGTGCGGGAAACCCTGCACGCCATCGCTGCCGCCGACGCGCGAGCCACCGACTCATTGGCAGGCTTCGCCAAGTGGGCGGGAGTGACGTTCTAA